The DNA window TTCCCACCCGTCAACGCTCGGCGGTCACGGCCTATTGCTTCTCGGTTCAACCTTCGAACGCACCGGTGGCGAGGTTCGTTCGGCCGACAGGCAGGCGGCGCTTCAGAGCCATTTCTTCCGTCGCATGTAAAACAACAGCCCCGCGGCGATCAGAATGCATGCGAGCCAGAACAAGTAGTATCCCCCGGGAACCTGAGTACCGGGCAGATCCGGAAAGTTCACGCCATACATGCCGACGAGAAACGTCAGCGGCAGGAACACCGCGTTCAGCACGGTCAGCCGGTTGATCACGCGATTGGTGCGGTGGGCGACGATGCCCATGTACAGGTTCAGCGTCTCGGCGAGCGATTCGCGCTCGGTCGTCAGGTCGGCCACCAGGCGGTCGAGCGCGCCGGCCAGTCTTTCCAGGGAGGGCACGGTGCTTTCGGAAACGAAGCTCGTCCGGCGGGTGATCATCTCGTGGAGAACCTCTCGCGCCGCGAGCATCGACTTGCGCAGCGTCACCATGTCGGCCTGGATACGCGCCGCCTGCTCGAAGATCGAATCGTCGGTCGCGTTGAGGATGCCTTCCTGCACCTTGCCGCTCTGGCGGTCCAGGGCACGAAACGCCTTGCGGTAGCCGTGGATGAGTTGATCCCAGTACTCGTAAAGCAGGAAACCACCGCTGCGGGCGAAGCGGAGAAAGTCGCGGCGATAGATACGGCGGACCCTTTCGAGGAACTCGACTTTGCCGTGATGGATGGACAGCAGATATCGTTCGCCGACGGCGACATCGACAAAGTACGTGCAAAGCTTGCCGTCGACGAAGAGCAGCGAAGTGAGGGTAAAGTGCAGCACGTCGTCGTAGACGTCATGCCGGCCGTCGATGTCGGGGCCGGTGATCTCGTCGGCTACTTCCGGCGCGATCCGCAGCTCTGCGAGCATCGCCTTCACCGCGTCAGGTTCGGCTTCGCGATCGATATCCACCCAGCAGAATCGCCCGGCCGCACAGGCGGGCGCAACGTCCGCTGCCGGGATTTGGCGTTCCTGCTTGGACTCAAAGTCGAATTCGATGACGTGCATAACGAGTTCGCAGGAAAAGGATACGAGACGAGGTGACCGGCTGGGTGGGTCGCGGAGCGGCGCGGTAACTATCGGGCGCATCCTGCCCGGGCTGGGTGCAGCACCGATCTTCCTTCCGAACAAGCCGTCACTGCTCTACTTCGCCGGTGCCTTCCACGACCAGGGCTTGGGGGCTTCGGGGAATGCGAGGTTGTTGAACTTCCGCTCGACCTTCTTCCCGTTGAATAACTGGTCGGCGAAGTCCATCAGGGTGGACCAGTCTTCGAAGTTCTGCTCGTGCTTTCCTTCCCGATAGTGAATTGCGATCTTGTCGCCGGCGCCCAGGTAGTCGTAGACCTCTCTCGCAGCGGCGTAGGTCACCTGCGAGCCTTCGGGGTTGGCCCAGAGGTCGCCGAGTGCTTCGCACGTCAGCAGTGCGCGCGGTGCGAAAGCGGCCTTGACGCTGTGCTGGTCGATCGGCAGGCGATCGATCTTGCCGATGAAATCGGTGAACTGAGGCTGGAACCAGTAAGGGAAGCTCTTGGTGATGTTCTCGATCGCCTCGCTCTTGGGGGCCTGATAGCGGTAGCAGCCCGCGCCGCCGCAGCCAGAGTTGTTGGGAACGGTCAGAGCGATGCGGTCGTCCATCAGCCCGGCGACGATGGTCGTCTTGCCGCCGCGCGAATGACCGGTGACGACGATCTTCGCCTTGTCGACGTCTTCGTGTTTCATCAGCACGTCGATGACGCGATGGTAGCCCCAGGCCCAGAACGCGGTGGCCGAGGCGTCAAGGTCGGGATAGGCGACGTACCCCGGGCCATTGCGATCGCCCTTCTTGTCGGGAACGATCTCGGTGCGATCGAAGTCGGCCAGGATGTAGCCGCGGCGAGCAATCTCGGCAGCGATCTCCGGTTTGACGCGCCCCCAGCACAGGTCGCCTCGCACGACCACCGGGAACGGCCCCTTGCCCGGCGGAAGCGTCAGCATCAAATGGAAGGGCACCTGCCGGGCGGTGTCATTCTCGGGCCCGACGGTGATCAGATAACTGACGACCTTGGTGCCGGCGGGATAGTCGATCTTCGGTTCCGGTTCGTCCTTCTTGTCGGCGTTGGACCCGCTTCGCTTCGGAGGAATGTAGGCCGGATCTTCCTTCACACGCACCTGGCCGGCAGGCGGAACGGGGGGAAGCGTGCCGTACTGATAGGTCTGGATCAGCTTCTTGAGCTCCTCCCGCCGGCGCGGCCAATCATCGGGCGACTTCACGCGTGAGCCATCGACGAACAGGAACGGATCAGGCAGTTCTTTGATGCTCGGCAACTCATCGACTGGTGTCCGCGTGGTTACGCCGATGCCGGCGGCGCGGGGTGGTTCTTCTTTAGCCATGATCGATGTCGCTGCGAGAGATGAAACGGCCAATATCGAGAGAATGGTGCGGCGGTTCATGCCGAAAGCATCGCCGGACGGCGGGGGGTGTTGCAAGGGGAAGAGGCGGAGTGTCGAAGAGCCAGTGTAAGAGGCAATTCGATCGTCCGTCGATTTCGTCTCCGAGTCTCTCCGTCACCTATAGACCCGATCCTTGTCGTCCTTCCGGATTGAATCGAGCAGGTCGTCGAAGATGTGGTCGCGATCGCCGTCGCGGGCGAAGATCGAATCGGAGCCGCCGCGGCCGTCGATGGTGTCGTGCCCGCGGCCGCCGGTGATGCTGCCGTTTCCACCGTCGCCGACGATAAGGTCGTCACCGTCGTCACCGAAAAGAGAGGTGATCCATCCACCGGTGTCGTGGGCCTGAATGCTGTCGTTGCCGCCGTTGCCGTGGACGGTGATGGTTTCGCCGTTCTTGTAGTCCAGGAGGAACTGCGCGCCGTTGAACTTGACCAGCACGCGTGGGCCGTCCTTGCCGATTCGGCGGGTGAAGAAGATGTCATCTGCTGCGGCGGTGCCTTGAATGACGATGCCGTCCTGACCGGCGCCCAGGTCGAGGCTGTCGCCCGGTTGGGCGGTGGCGATGTCCTTGCCGGCGCCGCCGAGGATGACATCGGCGGCGAGGCCGCCGGTCATGTCGTCGTTACCATCGCCGCCGTCAATGGTGACGGGGATCGTCAGCCCGGTCGCCTGCACGAGGTCATCTCCGCCGCCGGCGTTGATCACGACGCTGCCAACGCCGGCCTTGGCGAACGCTGGTCCGGCCTGGCTGCCATTGATCGTGACGACGACGTTACCGGCCAGTTCTGTGACAGTGATGACGTCGCGGTTGTCAGACCCGTTGACGGTCAGCGACCGGATGCCTCTCCGCAAATCAAAGTCTGCCGCGACTTTGGGTATTGCTACTTCGAACGTGCCCAGAATCCTAGGCGCGATCGCAACGCCGGTGACGTCGGCGATCTGATTTCCCAGCAATTGCACGGTGTAGATGCCGTTGTCGGTCGGATCCCAATTGCCGCCCTTGGGAGCGAGTGCGTAGGTTGCAAGCAACTCCACGGCATTCTTCGGAGTGCTCTTTGAAACCAGCGTCACCGGAACAACGACGCCGCCTGGGCCGACGACCCTGATGTCCTGCGCATCGATCATCCCCGCATTGATGGCGGCGTTATCGCGGTATAAGACGGTCAAGCTCGTGCCGGGCGTGATCGTCTCGATCTCGTGCACGGGCGACATCTTCGCCAGTGGGGCGGACTGTCGGGTAAGCGAGAATGAGTCGATCCGCGGCGACGAGCCCACGCCACTCGGCGCGACGTCGAACACCACCTTCACGGCATGCTGGCCGGCGGTGAGCGACTTCGAGAAAAGCACGACCGTCTGGTAGTCAGGTTTGGGGCCGGCCGTCACTGGAAGGTTCAGCGTTCCGCTGACGTTCACCCCGTCGATCTCCACATGGAACTTGCCGCCGGCCTGACCGTTGCTCAGACGCAGCGCGAACTCGTGGATGCCGGTTGATGCGAGGTTGACCGTGTATCGCAAGAACTCGCCGGCCTGCAGACCGACCACGTCGAACCCGGTGGCCTGGTCGAGACTCCTGGCGATGTCGACGTCGGTCACACGGTATTGGCCGGCGCTGTTGCCGGCGGAGTTGTCTTTCCAGCCGAAATCCCTGGCCATATCGAAGTTCTCGGCTTCGACCAGAGCGCCGGGAATCGGCTTGCCGTTGTAGGGAATCTGCGGGAAGAAGAAGCTGCTCGCGCCGCTGAAGCCTTGGATGTTCCGCCCGAACGGATCAAAAATCGCGGCCTTGGGGGCTCCGCCGCTGGGGTTGACGAAAAAGTGAA is part of the Humisphaera borealis genome and encodes:
- a CDS encoding magnesium transporter CorA family protein, with amino-acid sequence MHVIEFDFESKQERQIPAADVAPACAAGRFCWVDIDREAEPDAVKAMLAELRIAPEVADEITGPDIDGRHDVYDDVLHFTLTSLLFVDGKLCTYFVDVAVGERYLLSIHHGKVEFLERVRRIYRRDFLRFARSGGFLLYEYWDQLIHGYRKAFRALDRQSGKVQEGILNATDDSIFEQAARIQADMVTLRKSMLAAREVLHEMITRRTSFVSESTVPSLERLAGALDRLVADLTTERESLAETLNLYMGIVAHRTNRVINRLTVLNAVFLPLTFLVGMYGVNFPDLPGTQVPGGYYLFWLACILIAAGLLFYMRRKKWL
- a CDS encoding glucuronyl esterase domain-containing protein — protein: MAKEEPPRAAGIGVTTRTPVDELPSIKELPDPFLFVDGSRVKSPDDWPRRREELKKLIQTYQYGTLPPVPPAGQVRVKEDPAYIPPKRSGSNADKKDEPEPKIDYPAGTKVVSYLITVGPENDTARQVPFHLMLTLPPGKGPFPVVVRGDLCWGRVKPEIAAEIARRGYILADFDRTEIVPDKKGDRNGPGYVAYPDLDASATAFWAWGYHRVIDVLMKHEDVDKAKIVVTGHSRGGKTTIVAGLMDDRIALTVPNNSGCGGAGCYRYQAPKSEAIENITKSFPYWFQPQFTDFIGKIDRLPIDQHSVKAAFAPRALLTCEALGDLWANPEGSQVTYAAAREVYDYLGAGDKIAIHYREGKHEQNFEDWSTLMDFADQLFNGKKVERKFNNLAFPEAPKPWSWKAPAK
- a CDS encoding carbohydrate-binding domain-containing protein codes for the protein MNMSPGFRAIAVEPLERRRLMAADALLTWAAGLIVGDFGGSRGGIFVSRLDGSDMKQITTSQTDNFEFSGHGLNLPDDHPSFSPDGKQIVFTTSRFQDPGQTNNFELAIMNVDGTNIRRLTNSPGIDTEPVFSPDGSKIAFASDRAGNLDIWIMNADGTGLSRLTSAPEAENEPAWSRAGTRLAYTKILDGGVLGVFDAEKDIYIINADGTGNRLVAGLEAEEHDAVWGPGDTQLLITSEKEHTLPFGDVYKVNAATGAYGPNLTIDDSFLHIGGGGDPSWSPDGTKIAYFKAVGGPLLLAGPQKVFVMNANGSGKKKIDAPGIINVHPHIGNLADSDQDGKPDYIDINSPADFTEAMVQDEVRVRNFLGDLTILDSQVGVGRLLGKGYVPTHNFNSFNGMGVAFARDINNNDVSELGRPDVLLYAPKAGRDPTDAFADFPYTLISWGYGSDYDPATIPTFAGFPADAWLVHEAGFHHIVGGTFEPTPPANDVPRGSKVIHTPPDRLVPPPWHERIWDIHFFVNPSGGAPKAAIFDPFGRNIQGFSGASSFFFPQIPYNGKPIPGALVEAENFDMARDFGWKDNSAGNSAGQYRVTDVDIARSLDQATGFDVVGLQAGEFLRYTVNLASTGIHEFALRLSNGQAGGKFHVEIDGVNVSGTLNLPVTAGPKPDYQTVVLFSKSLTAGQHAVKVVFDVAPSGVGSSPRIDSFSLTRQSAPLAKMSPVHEIETITPGTSLTVLYRDNAAINAGMIDAQDIRVVGPGGVVVPVTLVSKSTPKNAVELLATYALAPKGGNWDPTDNGIYTVQLLGNQIADVTGVAIAPRILGTFEVAIPKVAADFDLRRGIRSLTVNGSDNRDVITVTELAGNVVVTINGSQAGPAFAKAGVGSVVINAGGGDDLVQATGLTIPVTIDGGDGNDDMTGGLAADVILGGAGKDIATAQPGDSLDLGAGQDGIVIQGTAAADDIFFTRRIGKDGPRVLVKFNGAQFLLDYKNGETITVHGNGGNDSIQAHDTGGWITSLFGDDGDDLIVGDGGNGSITGGRGHDTIDGRGGSDSIFARDGDRDHIFDDLLDSIRKDDKDRVYR